One genomic region from Magallana gigas chromosome 3, xbMagGiga1.1, whole genome shotgun sequence encodes:
- the LOC117693147 gene encoding uncharacterized protein, translating to MDKAFTKNSTGNWTAPLPFRKTREILPNNRSMALKRALMLQGSLRRNTTKQEHFVSFMQGIFDSGHAEIAPPVQPGQECWYLPIFGVYHPKKKDKIRVVFDSSCKHDGISLNDVLMLGPDLMNRLDGVLMRFRKEPIAVIADIQQMFFCFRVAEPHRDYLRFFWHQNNDPAQELLEYRMCVHVFGNRPSPAVATYGLRRCVRDDCSEVVKQFVTRNFYVDDGLASFPSVSEAVNVLKQTQKTLLEGGNLKFHKIASNSEEVMQQFSTADLAKSMEQLDLDRDDLPIHHSLGLSWDLATDTFIYKASEELKPFTKRGLLSTVNGLFDPLGFIAPIILNGRFIMRQAFTGIESWDDPLPTTIMGAWKLWLEQLKRLDGVHIPRWLLSVSYQMCVHKTLHIFCDASEKAVSACAYLRGVTSEKISVGFVFGKCKVAPKSGHTIPRLELCAAVLAVELGQMLSRELDLPLEDIKYYSDSKVVLGYLSNERRRFYVYVCNRVSRIRKSSSPHQWNYVATEENPADQGTRGLLPKQLCDSLWLNGPDFLRGNLRNPNNEKFFLVDPDKDTEIRAEIVTLKTISSKSTLGISRFNRFGSWSSLVRAITLIKRRLSKKGNEISRLDSELLIIKETQKQFYQKEINALHAGRPLPRDSTILALSPYLDDGLLRVGGRINLCDLPVCEKTPILIPGQSHIARLLVRHHHEKIYHQGRHLTEGAIRSEGLWITGGKRLVSSIIHHCVTCRKMRGKPLNQKMADLPKDRLTKSPPFTFVGVDVFGPWTIITRRTRGGSAHSKRWAVLFTCLYSRAVHIEVIEEMTSSSFINAMRRFIAMRGAVSEFRSDRGTNFVGAASELNMNIVNVEDSRMRAFLEDKRIVWKFNPPHALHFGGSWERMIGIARRILDAMLMDTKHGKLTHEVLTTFMAEVMAIMNSRPLVPVSSDVEAPFILSPQMLLTQKTQEVPTEFKDLDVKDMYRSQWKMVQVMANTFWRRWKSEFLSTLQPRQKWLVSTDNLKEGDVVLLHDKESARTDWPVGVVNRIFPSNSDGLVRKIEVRILKDGKPCLYIRPATEVISLLTV from the coding sequence ATGGATAAAGCCTTCACCAAAAATTCAACCGGAAATTGGACTGCTCCGCTACCTTTCCGGAAAACCCGAGAAATCTTGCCAAACAACAGATCAATGGCATTGAAACGAGCACTCATGCTTCAAGGGAGCCTTCGTCGGAACACAACAAAACAAGAACACTTTGTGAGTTTCATGCAGGGCATCTTTGACTCTGGTCATGCCGAGATTGCGCCTCCTGTTCAACCCGGACAGGAGTGCTGGTACTTGCCCATATTTGGGGTGTACCACCCTAAGAAGAAGGACAAAATACGAGTGGTATTCGACTCTTCCTGCAAACACGATGGCATTTCCTTGAATGATGTGTTGATGTTGGGACCAGACTTAATGAATCGTCTTGATGGAGTGCTCATGAGATTCAGGAAGGAGCCCATAGCCGTGATTGCAGACATTCAGCAAATGTTTTTCTGTTTTCGTGTGGCAGAACCTCACCGAGATTACCTCCGTTTCTTCTGGCATCAAAACAACGACCCAGCGCAAGAACTTCTAGAGTACCGAATGTGCGTTCATGTGTTTGGCAACAGACCCTCCCCAGCAGTTGCCACATACGGCCTTCGACGTTGTGTAAGAGATGACTGTAGTGAAGTGGTGAAACAGTTTGTTACCAGAAATTTTTACGTTGATGATGGTTTGGCATCATTTCCCAGTGTGAGTGAAGCAGTTAATGTTCTAAAGCAAACACAGAAGACACTCCTGGAAGGTGGAAATTTGAAATTCCACAAGATTGCATCGAATAGTGAAGAAGTCATGCAACAGTTTTCAACTGCAGATCTAGCAAAATCCATGGAACAGCTTGATCTAGATCGAGATGATCTGCCTATACACCACAGCTTAGGTTTGAGTTGGGACCTTGCTACAGATACCTTCATCTACAAAGCCTCGGAGGAGCTGAAGCCATTCACCAAGAGAGGATTGCTGTCAACTGTAAATGGTTTATTTGATCCACTCGGCTTCATTGCGCCCATTATTCTAAATGGACGATTCATCATGAGACAAGCTTTCACTGGGATTGAAAGTTGGGATGATCCCTTACCTACAACTATCATGGGTGCATGGAAACTTTGGTTAGAACAACTCAAAAGACTTGATGGTGTGCATATTCCACGGTGGCTACTTTCTGTATCATACCAAATGTGCGTCCACAAGACACTTCACATCTTTTGCGATGCCTCTGAAAAGGCAGTGAGTGCCTGTGCCTACCTTCGGGGTGTGACTTCAGAGAAGATATCCGTAGGTTTCGTATTTGGGAAATGTAAAGTTGCACCAAAAAGTGGACATACGATTCCAAGATTGGAGCTTTGTGCGGCAGTCCTAGCTGTAGAGCTTGGGCAGATGCTATCTAGAGAGCTCGACCTTCCTTTAGAGGACATCAAGTATTACTCTGACAGCAAAGTGGTACTGGGGTATCTATCCAATGAACGCAGACGGTTCTATGTTTATGTATGCAACCGTGTATCCAGGATACGAAAGAGTTCCTCTCCACATCAGTGGAATTATGTAGCTACAGAAGAAAACCCGGCGGACCAGGGAACTCGTGGACTTTTGCCAAAACAACTTTGTGATAGTTTATGGTTAAATGGGCCAGACTTCCTCAGAGGAAACTTAAGAAATCCCAATAATGAGAAGTTCTTTTTGGTAGATCCAGATAAAGATACAGAGATACGGGCAGAGATAGTGACTCTAAAGACCATATCATCCAAGTCAACTTTAGGCATTTCTCGCTTTAACCGCTTTGGGAGTTGGTCGAGTCTAGTGCGTGCCATAACACTTATCAAGAGAAGACTCAGTAAGAAAGGAAATGAAATATCTCGTCTAGATTCAGAATTGTTGATCATCAAAGAGactcaaaaacagttttatcagaaagaaataaatgcattacATGCTGGTAGACCACTGCCAAGAGACAGCACAATTCTAGCTTTGTCTCCATACCTAGATGATGGCTTGCTGCGAGTTGGTGGACGTATCAATTTATGTGACTTACCTGTCTGTGAAAAGACACCTATCCTGATACCTGGCCAGAGTCATATCGCTCGGCTATTAGTTCGCCATCATCATGAGAAAATTTACCATCAAGGGCGTCATCTTACAGAAGGTGCTATAAGGAGTGAAGGACTATGGATTACTGGAGGGAAACGCCTAGTGTCATCTATCATTCATCATTGTGTTACGTGCCGCAAGATGAGAGGAAAGCCACTTAATCAGAAGATGGCAGATCTTCCTAAAGACCGACTCACAAAGTCACCACCCTTCACCTTTGTAGGGGTAGATGTGTTTGGACCCTGGACTATCATCACAAGACGTACAAGAGGGGGCAGCGCACATTCAAAACGCTGGGCTGTATTATTCACTTGTCTGTACAGCAGAGCGGTCCACATTGAGGTCATTGAGGAAATGACCTCTTCCTCATTCATTAACGCCATGAGACGGTTCATTGCAATGCGTGGTGCAGTTTCAGAATTTAGATCAGATAGAGGAACAAACTTTGTGGGGGCTGCCTCAGAGTTAAACATGAACATAGTGAATGTCGAAGACAGCAGAATGAGGGCATTTCTGGAGGACAAGCGCATTGTCTGGAAGTTTAATCCTCCGCATGCATTACATTTTGGCGGCAGTTGGGAAAGGATGATCGGAATTGCGCGTCGCATCCTTGATGCAATGCTTATGGATACCAAACACGGGAAACTGACACATGAGGTGTTGACGACCTTTATGGCAGAGGTCATGGCTATAATGAATTCAAGACCATTAGTACCTGTATCCAGTGATGTTGAAGCACCATTCATCCTATCACCGCAGATGCTGCTGACACAAAAGACTCAGGAAGTACCTACTGAATTTAAAGATCTTGATGTGAAAGACATGTACCGCAGTCAATGGAAAATGGTCCAGGTCATGGCGAACACCTTCTGGAGGCGCTGGAAAAGTGAGTTCCTTTCCACCCTGCAGCCTCGTCAGAAGTGGCTAGTTTCGACAGACAACCTTAAAGAAGGAGATGTTGTTTTACTCCACGACAAAGAAAGTGCACGTACTGATTGGCCAGTTGGTGTCGTGAACCGCATATTCCCGAGTAACTCTGATGGTCTGGTACGTAAAATCGAAGTGCGTATTCTTAAGGATGGAAAGCCATGCCTTTACATCAGACCGGCGACGGAAGTGATTTCATTGCTGACAGTGTGA